The following coding sequences lie in one Arachis hypogaea cultivar Tifrunner chromosome 4, arahy.Tifrunner.gnm2.J5K5, whole genome shotgun sequence genomic window:
- the LOC140184098 gene encoding zinc finger BED domain-containing protein RICESLEEPER 2-like, with the protein MATQMKVKLDKYWEGDGINYFLFVAVFLDPRYKYEYVEFYLNRVYGLNQAKYMLKKLKDIIHKLFEYYSMIYPLPDGSSSGSFNSSIASHDHGVGGENANEEEDGFEDEFRLRVKKKQGEVKRNELERYMEDDMEDNVPGFDILRWWKLKSMKYYALAHMARDLLAIPVSTMSSKSAFSTSGRVLDQFRSSLSSSTVESLICSQNWLKTQEKMYDLKQELEDQEKLELELSALTIFNQAIGVDVVYNNLRSQLLS; encoded by the exons ATGGCGACACAAATGAAAGTGAAACTAGACAAATATTGGGAGGGTGATGGCATAAATTACTTTCTCTTTGTGGCTGTTTTTCTTGACCCTCGTTACAAGTATGAGTATGTTGAATTTTATCTTAATCGGGTGTATGGGTTGAATCAAgccaaatatatgttgaaaaaGTTGAAAGATATCATTCATAAGTTGTTTGAGTATTACTCCATGATATATCCCCTTCCGGATGGTAGTTCTTCTGGTAGTTTTAATTCTAGCATTGCCTCTCATGATCATGGGGTTGGTGGTGAAAATGCAAATGAGGAGGAAGATGGCTTTGAAGATGAGTTTAGATTGAGGGTTAAAAAAAAGCAAGGTGAGGTCAAAAGGAATGAATTGGAGAGATACATGGAAGATGATATGGAGGATAACGTTCCTGGTTTTGACATTTTGCGTTGGTGGAAATTGAAATCAATGAAGTATTATGCTCTTGCTCACATGGCTAGGGATTTGTTGGCTATTCCCGTCTCTACCATGTCTTCTAAGTCGGCATTTAGTACTAGTGGTCGTGTGCTTGACCAATTTAGAAGCTCATTAAGTTCTTCTACTGTTGAGTCTCTAATTTGCTCACAAAATTGGTTGAAGACTCAAGAGAAGATGTATGACTTAAAGCAAGAACTTGAGGACCAAGAAAAACTTGAATTAG AGCTTTCAGCTTTAACAATATTTAATCAAGCCATTGGAGTTGATGTTGTTTACAACAATTTGAG GTCACAACTCCTCTCTTGA